Genomic window (Lycium barbarum isolate Lr01 chromosome 2, ASM1917538v2, whole genome shotgun sequence):
TAATGTGTGTGTATGTGGATATATGTCTTCCATGGTTATTGTTGGTTGAGAGAGGCAGTTTAGGTGGGAGGGGAGCTTAGTTTGAGCCTTTCCCTAGTGACCAGCCATGCTAGAGGTTCATAAAACCTCTTGGAATTTGTGCGGCATCAGTAATAAGGGGGTGATGACTTGGCCTTCCCACCACCTAAGTTTGGGGTTTGAGTTTAAAGACATGGAAATACATATGCACATTATGTGAGTTTGTGAATAAATAGGATATATTGCTTGTACGTGTGTATACTTGTGTATAGAATAGGATTTGTAAATGAATAGGACactgtgtatgtgtgtgtgtgtgtgtatgtgtgtgtgtgtgtgtgtgtgtgtgtgtgtatctatATGATAAGAGtagtaaaatataaactaaccggggtctATGTTTCTTTCGCCCCTTCTactgcatggccatttgggccaAGGTCCAACCACCCTATTTGGTcaaaggcccaaccatgggtgaaaatggttactaggggtttggtacacccctagtttACCTCCCTTATATATTTATGCCTTCGTTATTTACTTAAAGTGTTTCCTGTATTGTAttcatattttgtaaaaaaaaaataaaaaaatattggaatcatttatgttgcgaattaggcatcttaggcaaaacagtgcatatgccgtttagattgactctaGCTCCTTAAAAATAATTCTTCTttgaaaatctggaaaaaaaaaacatgtactGATTTTGAAAATTGAAAATAGAAAGTAACTGTGTTTTTCTTTATAAACAACAAAACTAAAGAGGTTTTTTGAAAGACAAAATAGTATAACGTATTGTGCAAAAACTAAGGGGTGAGTAAGATAGACGAAAAAACCCCTTTCCAACTATTGAAACACGTTTTCTGGGTTTTGAGTTGGTAAAAAATGCGATattttgggccagagcccaccTGAGTCCTTTCTTAAAGAAAACCAAACATTTTTAAAAAACAATATGGGGCCAGAGCCCAATCAGTTTGGTCttttgaaaaaacaaaaagaCATAAGTTATTATTTGGGCTAAGAGTCCACTTGACTCTTTTGGTATAAATCTATAGCAAAGAAAACATGGCTAAGGCCCACGTCTTAATAGCTAAAATAAGGTGTTTTTGGGATAGAACCCCTGCAGTTTTGTCTTTAAAAAAACCCAACAACATAAAACCGTTTCTTTTGGTCGAAACCCACttgatttttctaaaaaataaattCGTGGTTAAAATTTATGGGCGAAGGCCCACGTTTTTCAAAAAAAGGTGAAAAGATGTTTTGGGCCAAAAAAAACAAAATGGACTTCAAGTCAAATTTTGCCTTAAATGAATCTGAGATTTTGTTCAAATAGCGAGCACATTTTTaagggatatatatataagtcatttGGCCATAAGTTCAATTCACCTCTCAAAGGATAAAACGTGTAAAATTATAAAGGGGCTCTTTTTCTTGTGAATCAAAAATGGTAAGTATGTTCTAGAAATGTATTAAACAGATTAACACGGTCCATGTGTGAGTCAAACATGAATAAAATCTATTCACCCAGactataaaaataaataaactttctATCCTTTTCTATAGAAAGACTACTatccttatacataaaaggaactaattatacccggatattataaatccgaacctaaataccctatatgtaaagggaatatattcaattctttaaGAAAAATGATGATATGCAACATGACAGGCTTTTTGCTAGAAATAAACTCTAAGTacacagttcatgcaaatactcacacgttggaattcgaaggtcaacagtatagtacggatccttaatactagggtgcttaataccttccctaggggatcaccagaatccttacctagaactttgaatTAAGAAGGATCTTTCACggcgtatgaataaacccttcaaaactggttttcctactttcctaaaaattaggtggcgactcttttaaaacaaagtctgaaagagcaccaacgattttgAAGTAGCTTTTTCCGAGAGCTAATCCCgcccgcgaaaatgcgaaccgttacaacCGTGTCCGACGTCATACGATCCAGCTGATCCCTGAACGGGAGAATACTGTAGTGCGTACCCACATCTCGGATAACGCCTCCTCTCGTccatctccgcgcgtatggcatcGCCTCAACAATATAGTCGAGTGGAGTGGTAGCAACTATGGGTTGAAAAGGTCTCATCCTAGTCCATACCCATATCTGAAAgggttattaaaaaaaatattagtcgTCATTTCAAAAAGCTatatttagaataaaattacacacacttaaatacaGTACCTGGATGAGCGGATAAAATGCAGCGACATCGGTCCTCGCGCCCATAGATGATCGACAGAATCCTCGATACATGAAAGCCAGAACAGCAGTGCCCCAACTGTAACATCCTAACTCGCCCAGATGCTCCAGAAACGGCAAATACCTTAAGCTCACATGGGAACCCGATATGTTCGGGAACAGGATGCCCCCGAATATGACGAGAAGGTAAAGACGAGCATGTCGATCAATATCAACCTAAGGTGTGTCCTCTGTAATTGTATGCTCTATGTCTACGATGCACAAGTGAGTGAAGAGGGACTGCATCGACAGCCGACTCTGTCCCCATATATCACGCGACTGCGGCTCGAAaccagtgagcctagtcaactcctaCCTATACGACGGCATCTGCTggggctcctcaatatacaaagCGTGTCCATCTACCTAGATACCGTAAATGACCTCCACGCCCTGAAGGGTGATGGTGGCCTCACCAAAGCGAAGATGAAATGTATGGGTCTCCGGTCGCCATCGCTCAATCATGGCCGTCACAAGAACCCTGTCATGTTGTACACGACCAACAGCGACGCAACGGTAGATACTGCCCTGATATAGTATCTCTAAGACGCGAGGATATAGGGGCCGAGTTGCTAAAATATCCCATGCTTGTTCCATAAACCTGGGACGGACGAAGAGGTTGGGATCTACATCCGAATCCCATACTAGCTGGGACCTATGCTACTGCTGTAGATGAAGCACCTCTGGCTCGAAGGGCCCCGGATGAAGGGGGCgggatccatggaggtgtcgtatcAGTTTTACgcatttttaattaatcattaacatgtaatattaattatgtaatcttttatcgaaaaattatactaaggatgttcaatcctaaactaaagATGTTCAGACCTAAACTAAAGATGTTcaattatattaactaactaagactttaacgtgaaattatattaactatctacATTTGtgaattaataattgttaattaattattatactaactacaattaactaactaatattatattaatgctattttaaatctTAAATTAGGGATGTTCGAACCTAACCTAAGGATTAAAtataattaactaacaaatataatCCTAAAGATGTtcaaacctaaactaaggatgttcaattatactaactaactaagactttaacaggaaattatattaactatctaaatttgcgaattaataattgttaattaattattatactaactacaattaactaactaatattatattaatgctattttaaatcttaaactaaggatgctcaaacctaacctaaggattaaatacaattaactaacaaatattatcttaaggatATTAAGGTTTAACTAAAGATGTTCAAACCTAAACTAAGGACGTTCAATCCTAAATTAACAAATATTTCATAaacaaaaatataaagattaacaattcattatcatacaattaacaattagctagaaaataattaacaaataaataattaattaatgaaactattaacaaatatttaataactaattaatcaataattaacaaataaacaattagctAATCCGACAATTAAGAAATACGAAATAAATAatcaacaaataaacaattacctaacaaacaattaacaattaattaataaaaaaaaaattaaaaaatgaaaGAAGGGGCAGAGGACTGCCCATTTGCACACAAAAAGAGTGTGCAATAGTTTTTTCGTAATCAGCAACATTACACAACAATCATGCTTAGGATAGTAATATATTTAACTATATAATACAAAATTTGTAGTGAAATACCTAAAATGAAGGTAGTTTTTAGTTTTTGAAATCTAGTTTTACGCCGTTTAATCCCGAAATCAAAGCTTTGAAACTTATTCTTTGCCTTgaatataccaaaaatattgacttttgggttaaaaaataacacgaaaaTGATGTTTTTAAAAGGTGGGGACCACTGAAATTCGAAGTTTCGTCGTCGATTGTTTTTTGAAAATGGTGGGGACGATATTAAAGAAGTATTGCACACTAATTTAGTCCGCAGACACTTTGGTAACTTCTTTTTAGTGGGGTATTTTGGTGTCTTTTGACACTTTTTGGattatttaagttgcggactcacAAAATATACAAAGCGAAGAACTCCATATATGAGGAATAGTACTCACAGCGTCAAGAAAAAGTGCAACAGCTTAATTACTCGTACATTATGATTGCCAGGTGAAACAGTACAACTAAGACTGTCACTATGTACAACTACTATCGCATAATATTAATGAGGCGAATTTGCAACTCCGCTTAGCTAGCAAATTAACTTTAGTTAGCACAGAAGTATGGATTGATTTCGGAGTTATTGGACAATGGGCTAGCTCAAGCTTACTCAACTTTCAATGGCTATTCATGTACAACGATTACATTGTTTCAGTGTTGATTTGACTTTCACAGCTACAACACGTACATTTAAGCACAAGCACAAATTAAACTTTTTCAAGCTTAAAAATAATCGAGACAAATGGCTTTTTTGAAGCTTCATCTGTGAATAAAATAATTCTCTTCAAATAATTTATGCAGTCTATAATGTTGGAGATGGTCGAAGAATGTCTAAATTCGATAATATGCTTGAGATGAAATATTACTCCCTCCTCCTTCCTCTTTTTATTTCTTCTTATGGCATACGTAAACTGTAGTACTCTGTGCATAACACAAAATATACATAATGCAAAAACAAAAGAAATCTTAGCCTATCCATTAGAAGGTATCCAGGGCAAAATTAAATATCACGTAATGGAAGCAAATTTGTAATTCTGCTGTCAACAAGAACTTTATGATATGTCAATTAAGCACGAAATAACTGCTAACTTGAATTGCTTTTACTACTTTTGTTTGAGAGGGACGACTTGTATGGCTGAAGAAATCCGTTCAAATTATTTGTGCTTCTTTCATAATGGTGGATATGCATATGGCTAAAAATTAATCTTTAAATGTAAGATATGCTTGAGAATAGAACGTACCAAAAACAATTTCAAACCAGATAAAGTAAGATTTTGTAATCATAATCAGCGATAGCGGGAAATGAAACAAAAGAAAACCATTAAAAGGCAATTGACTAAACTGAAGCATCCAAATCCATTGATATGTCTAATAATGACTAGCTAGTCCTCGGCCTTTACGCTACTCATCATGAAAAGACTTGTCAGAACTGCTTTCGACTCGAATGATAATTTCAGCAACTTCAGCGCCTGCAAAACGAGCAGGAATTTTCTAAAATGTTGTCCAAGAAATAAAAAGTACATTATGTCGAAGAAAAGGTTGCAGATGCAGATTAAACTGTACCATGGCGATGTTACGATAATATTGTTATCGGCACTAATAACAGTGGCGATTGGGATCGGATCATCCATCATAATAGATGTAGTATTTTTCGTTTCCGATAATCAACTTGACTCATCTATGAAACTAAATTAAATAAGATaaatttaatattaaaaaattatacgAAAAATACTAGTAATGGGTAATAATTCTGTTACGTGAAAAAGATCCATTAATACATTCTAAAATATCGATCATAGATCACATAATTTAAatctcaaaaaataaaaaataccacATAAATCTGACAAGAAATTCATTAcgccctccgtcccaatttaagtgtcttattaTCCTTTTTGGTATGTCCCAAAAATAGTGATTCTTTCTATCAAACAacctactccctccgtctcaaattatttgtcgttgttattaaaaataattgtttcAAATAATTTGTCATTTTAGGAGTTCAAAGcacaattaattatatttttcccatctcaaattatttgttgtgTTTACTCAAAATAATTGTTTCAAATTATTTGTCCTTTTAAAGGTTCAaggcacaattaattattttttccccTTTTTAACCAATAGTAGAATTTTATTATTAAtgaagataataataataaaataaatccaAATAAAAGTGATTTACCTCTTCCTTTCCAAAATGTACAACTTCCTCGTGCAGTGCACCAAAATCCTTGACATTAAAGCACTCTGTAAGACTGGTAATGCTTGATACGACGGACCCGGGCTTAACCACCAAGTCATCCATCACCATGTATTTCACCACATCCCTCACAAAACCCCCTGTTGCTACCTTCCCAGGTGGAGCAACATACGACAACGTACCTGACATTTGTGAGTTACAATCTGGATCTGGACAGCGAGCGCTAGAGTCATCGGTGACATAACAATCGCCCCCCCAGCAGGGGCTGATGGGGGAAGTATTTCGACATTTATAAAAAGCCGTTTGAGTCGGAGCGTCATTAAGCAATAGAGGAACTGAAGAGATTCGAAAATGACACTTGGGTTCTAAAATAATATCCTTCCACTGAATGTGGGAGTCATCCAGATTCTCTACGCTTTGATAGATGTTATGCAAACACCCATTCATTCCTTTCTCCTTAAGGAGCCTAGTGACAGTGCCCACTGGCAACGAGAGAATGTGAAAGAGGAAATCAACAAAATCCTTATCAACCTCAGCAAATAGCAATTTTTTAGCATTGGTGTCAATCAAAAGCTTCATCCGCAATTTGGTCTCATCAGCAGTAGCCATTTCGTTAGTGTTTAATTAGAACACTCAGGCAATTTTCTTATATTAAGGACCTACGCTTAAATAGCGTCGCTTGCTTCATCATCATTTTAATAAAGTAGTCTAGCAGTCACCAAAGATTTGCGAGGCGACCCAATCCAAACCACATCTCATAACTTAAATGACTCAAAAAGCGATTGTACTAATATAACGcaataaaaaaaatgttaccaaacaAATCTTGTGCATTAATTAATTGCACAATAAAATTAAACTGTAAATTTATAGTTTAGTGCTATTGTTCAGTTAATTAGTGCGCAAAAGTTAgtttaataataatttttttattgcgTAATTTTAATACCTCCAATCACTTTTGAGTAATTTAGATTGCAGACTCACATCTCAATTGATCAACCTTACACGTTGGCTCCGTAAAGTTTAGTAAAGCAAGAAAGTGGCTGCAATAATTTTCCAATGTCTGCTTTTTCTCATTTCCCTTCTTTGCCATGGTACGTAAATT
Coding sequences:
- the LOC132626173 gene encoding uncharacterized protein LOC132626173 — translated: MATADETKLRMKLLIDTNAKKLLFAEVDKDFVDFLFHILSLPVGTVTRLLKEKGMNGCLHNIYQSVENLDDSHIQWKDIILEPKCHFRISSVPLLLNDAPTQTAFYKCRNTSPISPCWGGDCYVTDDSSARCPDPDCNSQMSGTLSYVAPPGKVATGGFVRDVVKYMVMDDLVVKPGSVVSSITSLTECFNVKDFGALHEEVVHFGKEEALKLLKLSFESKAVLTSLFMMSSVKAED